DNA from Solanum stenotomum isolate F172 chromosome 3, ASM1918654v1, whole genome shotgun sequence:
ATCCTGCACAGAAAGCTTAGAAGGAGCAGATTCTTTGTTTCCAGTTGCCTGTCCCGCTTTAGCTTCACCATAGGACTTTGGAGTAGAACTAGACCAATCATGGATATCTGAAGCACGAAGAGGAACACCTGAACTCAAAAAAAGCAGCTTTTCAGCAGCCTGAGCTTCAATATCGTCATAGGTGGTTTTTGCGGCAGGACTTGGCCGATCTGGAAGATTCACGTTACCTTTCTGCTCAAATGAATCTTTTGAATTGGTACCTGAAGCAAAACCACTGTCCAAGTTAAATGAAAGTCTGCTACTGGTTGAGGACCCCCAATTCTGTCCAGAAGACTGCCCTACATTACTCTGGCTGTTAGATTGGGTATTACGACTGTAAGTATCAGTATTCTGGCATATTGTGCTTCCACAGGAATCCTTAATTACTTGACCTGTGGCAATGCAAAGCTCCACATTTTCATGAACTCTTTCCTTACTTGGAAGAGCTACATGCACCTCGCCATGATGAGATGAAGGGACTGGGCTACACAGTTGGAGTTTGTCTGAATAAGAATTATTTCCATTCATCAAGTCcaaaaattttggaaaagaagCCGACAtcccatccatcctcatattcTCAGCATTTCCATTTGAATCTTTACTTGCACGATGACGAGGTACCTCCATTTCTCTGCATTCTCTCCCTGTTCCAGCAGAACTTCCACACCCAGTACCATTTCTGTCATCAGAGGCAGGTCCAAGCTCATGAGACTGGCTTGAGGTCTTCCCATGAACAGCAGGGGCTTTACGGAACAGCCCATTTAGTGCATCATTTAAAAGTACTGCATCATCATACTCATCATTTGTCCATATCCTCATATCAAGTGGGAAAATCCCCAATGTACTCCATTTCCTCAATTGTGTCATCGAAAATGATCCTTGCACTTTACCATTAGGGTCACGGTAATGCCACACTTCATCTGTTACACTGATGTTGGTGGATGCTGAGTTCATTGTTGAGAGACTTGCAATTGAAGTCTCAGATCCAGACCCATCCACAGCCTGATCAATGATGGCTCGATTTCCTAGCTTCTCCGAGATATTAGTTGCATGAGCCTCTATTTTCTCATTCATTTTGCGCTGAGCCATGATAGATCCCTCTCCTTTAACTGGATAAGTACAACAAAGTTTCCAATTAGATCATGGTGAGTTGAACTTCTAAAAAGTTACTAGTAATATTAACGTCTTACCATTTGCAACATGATGACCATATTTCAGTTCCCCCTGTATCCTACCTGATTCTCTCTCGGGATTTTTAGCTTGAATAAGTTCACAAAGTGTTAGCGATAACTTttctttcaagtatacccaatacAACTTGAAGAGATACTCCCAGCTGCCTTTGTCATCAAAATCTACTTGAACCTGAACAGGTTTTTTGTAGATATAGGCATTTAAATCACAGTAAATTGTCAAAATAAAGCCCAACATTTTTCCAATTTgcagaaattaaaaaattgaaacgagatagttaaaatattttgcacaaagaatcaaattaaaaaaattatctttatggtagacttattactccctccgtctcaatttatgttgaGGTGTTTGACTAGGCAGAGAGTTAAAGAATAAAAGAAGACTCCTAAAACTTGTGCTCTAAAataagtcattctttttggaacggactaaaaagtaaaaagtgTCTCATCAATTGGGATGTAGGGAGTAGAAAATATTGCAAGACATGACAAAAAACACAATGAAGAGAGCAAAAAATTAGCAATTTTGAACTGATAACCAGATCCAGTTCCGGAAGACTACAACTGTTCATTTTCATAAGAGGACACACTAATCGGATGTTGGAAGCAACTTACTCAAAATATATGGAATCAAAATGAGATTATTGACTCTAGAGACATAGTAATATGGAGAAGACAAAATTGTTCCAAGCACCGACAAAACCAGAAGCACCCCTTCTTTAAGGCTAACATGTAAGATTAAAAATCTGTCAATACCATGGTGCATGTGATATACCTTTTCATTGTTCCCTTGGTCTTTATTCTCAATCAGCATGATAGTTCTCATGCACATTGAGCAAAAGCCTTTTTTCCCTCGGACATGGAAGTAATCAGCATTTTTAGTACATCCCTTGCACAATGAATATGTACAAGTATAGCACATATAGTGAGAAGCCTTTTGACACACACTACAAATATGCCAACCTGACAACCGAAATAATTTTGCGATGTTATAACAGAATAGAAAAAATGACATAGGTAACTTAACGCAACTACAAAAATCTTCAAGACATATAGCTCATGAATccttttttaacataaaattaaaaacttacaGTCCATGATTCTTGTTAGACAATGTTGGAAAGGAACAAAGAATTGATCTCATGCATATCAAAAAACGAACGAG
Protein-coding regions in this window:
- the LOC125858147 gene encoding zinc finger CCCH domain-containing protein 44-like, which gives rise to MDESHPIVAPVAGVGVGVTGDVAVVVAGGGSTVSSVGNMIGGGVGGGEKRKRGRPPRGQAGKPPPPPKIQKVVVEEDEEEDVCFICFDGGSLVLCDRRGCPKAYHPACIKRDEEFFSSNAKWFCGWHICSVCQKASHYMCYTCTYSLCKGCTKNADYFHVRGKKGFCSMCMRTIMLIENKDQGNNEKVQVDFDDKGSWEYLFKLYWVYLKEKLSLTLCELIQAKNPERESGRIQGELKYGHHVANVKGEGSIMAQRKMNEKIEAHATNISEKLGNRAIIDQAVDGSGSETSIASLSTMNSASTNISVTDEVWHYRDPNGKVQGSFSMTQLRKWSTLGIFPLDMRIWTNDEYDDAVLLNDALNGLFRKAPAVHGKTSSQSHELGPASDDRNGTGCGSSAGTGRECREMEVPRHRASKDSNGNAENMRMDGMSASFPKFLDLMNGNNSYSDKLQLCSPVPSSHHGEVHVALPSKERVHENVELCIATGQVIKDSCGSTICQNTDTYSRNTQSNSQSNVGQSSGQNWGSSTSSRLSFNLDSGFASGTNSKDSFEQKGNVNLPDRPSPAAKTTYDDIEAQAAEKLLFLSSGVPLRASDIHDWSSSTPKSYGEAKAGQATGNKESAPSKLSVQDSGPSWSSGSSLADEQDGNSPTAEPSAEERDAGLVSISSLKPAEAVSDHVATPIPIADQLNLNLTSTSLQMSNLSSWQATVNEPIEFSTLAEESVSDLLAEVDAMESQTQSGMGSPTSAMRFSEQMIPGYKNFILALFEDLSPTHDPAKSDGLSSNGDIKLPCQSPVTDELVGPSQADVFDPLKRSDGNSSNEQRGRN